From Nitrospinota bacterium, one genomic window encodes:
- a CDS encoding pentapeptide repeat-containing protein — protein MSEEIRVDKRKVVASKGNLKGADLSKADLAKANLSKGDFREANLSEAFLSEADFSGANLNKANLAKANLSGADFYGANLSEANLSGAYMRRAKFEKGFLPKADLSNANMREAYLMRANLKQANMRGINLQDAQVHQAHLQGADLEGADLQRANLKGSNLEGTCLKDVLLMGADLRQIRKLSCQDLKMAKVDKTTRFPNHLKVKWTSDTEYNCEEQ, from the coding sequence ATGTCGGAAGAGATTCGGGTTGATAAAAGGAAAGTCGTTGCTTCAAAAGGCAACCTCAAGGGCGCCGATCTCAGTAAAGCAGATCTTGCGAAGGCCAATCTCAGTAAGGGCGATTTCAGGGAAGCCAACCTCAGCGAGGCTTTTCTCAGTGAAGCCGATTTCAGCGGGGCCAACCTCAACAAGGCGAATCTTGCCAAGGCCAACCTCAGCGGCGCGGATTTCTATGGCGCTAACCTCAGCGAAGCCAATCTCAGCGGCGCTTATATGCGTCGAGCCAAATTTGAAAAGGGATTTCTGCCTAAGGCGGACTTGAGCAATGCCAATATGCGGGAAGCCTATCTCATGCGAGCCAATCTCAAGCAGGCCAATATGCGCGGCATCAACCTGCAGGATGCTCAGGTTCATCAGGCGCATTTGCAGGGCGCTGACCTTGAAGGCGCCGATCTGCAGCGCGCCAACCTCAAGGGGTCCAACCTGGAAGGGACGTGTTTGAAGGACGTATTGCTTATGGGTGCGGATCTACGACAAATCAGAAAATTATCGTGCCAGGACCTGAAAATGGCCAAGGTGGATAAGACCACCCGATTTCCCAACCATCTCAAAGTAAAATGGACCTCGGATACGGAATATA